One Solea senegalensis isolate Sse05_10M linkage group LG21, IFAPA_SoseM_1, whole genome shotgun sequence DNA segment encodes these proteins:
- the LOC122757995 gene encoding major intrinsically disordered NOTCH2-binding receptor 1-like, producing the protein MDISALPNSNHPEKFLQLDVRILPVTHGMFQVGAAISSQRHWQNRVYSEWERKVKPDSRSPPSPEGVVFVDRYLEKHITPVTLKSNIKRNPLYADLRSTDTADNDKFKPSWTVKEYDTQTIHGNLGSYLKEEKTPKDMDFWLEELYTPGFDSLLKKKEAEEKRKKVCKIVSLLLVCVCATLLVIILPVVLLRRKT; encoded by the exons ATGGACATATCTGCTCTGCCCAACAGCAACCACCCAGAGAAGTTTCTCCAGCTGGACGTGAGGATACTCCCCGTCACACATGGCATGTTCCAGGTTGGAGCAGCCATTTCCAGTCAGAGACACTGGCAGAACAGGGTCTACTCTGAG TGGGAGCGCAAGGTGAAGCCAGACAGCAGGTCTCCTCCGTCCCCAGAGGGCGTGGTGTTTGTTGACAGATACCTGGAGAAGCACATCACCCCAGTCACGCTAAAGTCCAACATTAAACGGAACCCTCTGTACGCGGACTTAAGGTCCACGGACACGGCAGACAATGACAAGTTCAAGCCCTCGTGGACCGTCAAGGAGTACGACACGCAAACCATCCATGGCAACCTGGGCAGTTATTTGAAG gaagagaagactCCTAAAGACATGGACTTTTGGCTGGAGGAACTCTACACACCAGGATTTGACTCCttactgaaaaagaaagaagccgaggagaaaagaaagaaagtgtgtaAAATAGTGTCGTTGCtgctcgtgtgtgtttgtgcgactCTGCtcgttattattctgcctgtcGTGCTTCTGCGAAGGAAAACCTGA